From the Eleutherodactylus coqui strain aEleCoq1 chromosome 7, aEleCoq1.hap1, whole genome shotgun sequence genome, one window contains:
- the ETFDH gene encoding electron transfer flavoprotein-ubiquinone oxidoreductase, mitochondrial: MMSGCRYTMQAHQCLRNLKSLKTCVPTFCIKRWSSATVPQITTHYTIHPRDKDKRWEGVSMERFAEEADVVVVGGGPAGLSAAIRLKQLAAESGKELRVCLVEKAAQIGAHTLSGACVESRALDELFPDWKERGAPLHTKVTGDKFGILTKKYRIPVPILPGLPMNNHGNYIIRLGHFVSWLGEQAEALGVEIYPGYAAAEVLFHEDGSVKGIATNDVGIQKDGSPKTTFERGLELHAKVTIFGEGCHGHLAKQLYKTFHLRENIEPQTYGIGLKELWLIDEKKWQPGLVEHTVGWPLDIHTYGGSFLYHLNEGEPLVALGFVVGLDYQNPYLNPFREFQRWKHHPTVSPTLEGGTRIAYGARALNEGGLQSLPKLTFPGGVLVGCSPGFLNVPKIKGTHTAMKSGMLAAESIFKQLTDENLQSSTQGLNVTEYEENLKKSWVWKELYSVRNIRPSCHSFLGLYGGMIYTGVFYWILRGMEPWTLKHKGLDSSQLKPAKDCTPIEYPKPDGKISFDLLSSVALSGTNHEHDQPAHLTLRDDSIPVNKNLAIYDGPEQRFCPAGVYEFIPLETGEGSRLQINAQNCVHCKTCDIKDPSQNINWVVPEGGGGPAYNGL, translated from the exons ATGATGTCTGGCTGCAGGTATACAATGCAAG CACATCAGTGCTTACGGAACTTGAAATCACTTAAGACTTGTGTGCCAACATTCTGCATCAAGAGATGGTCATCGGCTACTGTGCCACAGATCACCACCCATTATACCATCCACCCCCGTGACAAGGACAAGAGATGGGAAG GTGTCAGCATGGAGAGGTTTGCAGAGGAGGCCGATGTGGTGGTAGTTGGTGGGGGTCCTGCGGGTCTCTCTGCCGCCATACGGTTAAAGCAGCTTGCAGCGGAGAGTGGTAAGGAGCTGCGAGTTTGCTTAGTGGAAAAGGCAGCCCAGATCGGGGCTCACACACTCTCTGGGGCCTGTGTGGAGTCAAGAGCCCTGGACGAACTGTTCCCGGACTGGAAGGAACGAGGG GCCCCGCTGCATACCAAGGTGACTGGAGATAAGTTTGGAATCCTGACAAAAAAATATAGGATCCCAGTGCCCATACTCCCCG GACTTCCAATGAATAATCATGGCAACTATATCATAAGGCTTGGACATTTCGTCAGCTGGCTTGGTGAGCAGGCAGAGGCTCTTGGTGTTGAAATCTACCCTGGATACGCAGCAGCAGAG GTACTTTTCCATGAAGATGGCAGTGTTAAAGGCATAGCTACAAATGATGTTGGCATTCAAAAAGATGGCTCCCCGAAG ACCACATTTGAGCGGGGCCTGGAACTGCATGCCAAGGTGACCATCTTTGGAGAGGGTTGCCATGGGCATCTTGCCAAACAGTTGTACAAGACTTTTCATCTTAGAGAGAACATCGAACCACAAACCTATGGCATTGGACTGAAGGAG TTATGGCTCATTGATGAGAAGAAGTGGCAGCCCGGTCTTGTAGAACACACTGTGGGTTGGCCTTTGGATATTCACACCTATGGTGGATCATTCTTGTATCACCTCAATGAGGGAGAACCACTTGTAGCTCTTGGATTTGTG GTTGGTTTAGATTATCAAAACCCATACTTGAACCCATTCAGGGAGTTCCAAAGGTGGAAACATCACCCGACTGTGAGCCCTACTCTGGAAGGTGGAACCCGAATTGCCTATGGAGCACGTGCTCTTAATGAAGGTGGCCTCCAG TCCTTGCCAAAGCTCACCTTCCCTGGAGGTGTGCTGGTTGGTTGCAGCCCTGGCTTCTTGAATGTTCCAAAGATTAAAGGGACTCACACAGCAATGAAAAGTGggatgctggcagcagaatcAATCTTTAAGCAGCTTACTGATGAAAACCTCCAGTCAAGTACTCAAG GGCTCAATGTCACAGAGTATGAAGAAaacctaaagaaatcatgggttTGGAAAGAACTTTATAGTGTAAGGAACATTAGACCTTCCTGCCATTCCTTCCTGGGATTGTACGGTGGAATGATCTACACTGGTGTTTTCTACTGGATATTAAGGGGAATGGAACCTTGGACTTTAAAGCATAAAG GTTTGGATAGTAGCCAGCTGAAACCAGCCAAGGATTGCACACCTATTGAGTACCCTAAACCTGATGGCAAGATAAGTTTTGATCTCCTTTCATCAGTGGCTCTAAGCGGTACCAATCATGAGCATGACCAGCCAGCACATCTAACGTTACGGGATGACTCCATACCTGTTAACAAGAACCTTGCTATATATGATGGCCCAGAGCAAAGATTCTGCCCAGCAG GTGTTTATGAATTTATTCCTCTGGAAACGGGTGAAGGGTCACGGTTACAAATCAATGCTCAGAATTGTGTGCACTGTAAGACCTGTGATATTAAAGATCCAAGTCAGAATATCAACTGGGTTGTGCCAGAAGGGGGAGGCGGACCTGCCTACAATGGGCTGTGA